In Fusobacterium canifelinum, a genomic segment contains:
- the ortA gene encoding 2-amino-4-oxopentanoate thiolase subunit OrtA yields the protein MKAKAGDFVRIHNIVLKVGERADNLPEDTKKVPLEMWDKGFLGKEAEIGEEVEVTTITGRKIKGTLVEINPVFRHNYGEFVPELLQIGLQARKILFGGEDNE from the coding sequence ATGAAAGCAAAGGCTGGAGATTTTGTAAGAATACATAATATAGTTTTAAAAGTTGGAGAAAGAGCAGATAATCTTCCTGAAGATACTAAGAAAGTTCCACTAGAAATGTGGGATAAAGGTTTCTTAGGAAAAGAAGCTGAAATAGGAGAAGAAGTAGAAGTTACAACTATTACAGGTAGAAAAATTAAAGGAACTTTAGTTGAGATTAACCCTGTATTTAGACATAACTATGGTGAATTTGTTCCTGAACTTTTACAAATAGGATTACAGGCAAGAAAAATTCTATTTGGAGGTGAAGATAATGAATAA
- the ord gene encoding 2,4-diaminopentanoate dehydrogenase → MENVRVGIWGFGAMGRGMAKMLLTKKGLDIVAVCDLDPNKVGKSIFEILEIDKKDRKDVFVESDYNKAFTEKCADVVLLATDSFVKNAFPKIEYLLKQKVNVISTAEEMAYPQSQSPEIAKQIDKLAKENGVSILGTGINPGFVLDLLVLALTGTCEKVDSIKAVRVNDLSPFGKAVMEEQGVGTTKEVFENGVKDGTIAGHVGFPESIRMITDGIGWKLEKIEQTREAIMSNVYRKSEYAEVEAGNVAGCRQCGYGYVDGEIKIVMEHPQQILPNLEGIKTGDYITIKGVPNIELQINPEIPGGIGTISMCVNSIPHIINARPGLKTMLDIPVPRAIMGDIRDMIEK, encoded by the coding sequence ATGGAAAATGTAAGAGTTGGTATATGGGGCTTTGGTGCAATGGGAAGAGGAATGGCAAAAATGTTATTAACTAAAAAGGGTTTAGACATAGTTGCAGTATGTGATTTGGATCCTAACAAAGTTGGAAAAAGTATTTTTGAAATATTAGAAATTGACAAAAAAGATAGAAAAGATGTTTTTGTTGAATCTGATTATAATAAAGCATTTACTGAAAAATGTGCTGATGTTGTTTTACTTGCAACAGACTCTTTTGTTAAAAATGCTTTTCCAAAAATAGAGTATTTATTAAAACAAAAAGTAAATGTTATATCAACAGCAGAAGAGATGGCATATCCTCAAAGTCAATCTCCAGAAATAGCAAAACAAATAGATAAGTTGGCTAAAGAAAATGGAGTAAGTATTTTAGGAACAGGAATTAATCCAGGTTTTGTACTTGATCTATTAGTTCTTGCTTTAACAGGAACTTGTGAAAAAGTTGATTCTATAAAGGCAGTAAGAGTAAATGACCTATCTCCATTTGGAAAAGCTGTAATGGAAGAACAAGGAGTTGGAACAACCAAAGAAGTTTTTGAAAATGGAGTAAAAGATGGAACAATAGCAGGACATGTTGGTTTTCCTGAATCAATAAGAATGATAACAGATGGTATTGGGTGGAAATTAGAAAAAATAGAACAAACAAGAGAAGCAATTATGAGTAATGTATATAGAAAATCTGAATATGCAGAAGTTGAAGCAGGAAATGTTGCTGGTTGTAGACAATGTGGTTATGGTTATGTAGATGGTGAAATAAAAATTGTTATGGAACACCCTCAACAAATTCTTCCTAATTTAGAAGGTATTAAAACTGGTGACTATATAACAATAAAAGGAGTTCCAAATATAGAACTTCAAATAAATCCTGAAATTCCTGGTGGTATTGGGACAATATCAATGTGTGTAAATAGTATCCCTCATATTATAAATGCAAGACCTGGTCTAAAAACTATGTTAGACATCCCTGTTCCTAGAGCAATCATGGGTGATATAAGAGATATGATAGAAAAATAA
- the ortB gene encoding 2-amino-4-oxopentanoate thiolase subunit OrtB — MNKDMSYNAVLARKNEIMKQAIGIDYSKFESDMISFDYEKMMKETGYSLEEMRRIQLDFAVGNTALIEMKNLTNLARKCAPAGKGARIFIKDEANNASGSFKARRAAIAVYHAKKLGYKGVIAATSGNYGAAVASQAAMQGLKCIIVQECYDSKGVGQPEIIEKARKCEAYGAEVMQLTVGPELFYTFLKLLEETGYFNASLYTPFGIAGVETLGYEIAEQMMAKEGRYPDVVVCTNAGGGNLTGTARGLIKAGATSVKVIGASVNLSGLHMASDEQFNKKSFTTGHTGFGIPFCTLPDRSDVPRSAARPLRYMDRYVTLAQGEVFYMTELLAQLEGLERGPAGNVSLAAAFSLAQEMDEDQIIVVQETEYTGAGKHIQPQLSFARQNGIEIKFGNPEEEVPGKNIILPAEPSLLKAKDVDLDKLKVSLVKNYIKDIKDLTDNDINFLIAETKSNKEYINSILETIGR, encoded by the coding sequence ATGAATAAGGATATGTCGTATAATGCTGTCTTAGCTAGAAAAAATGAAATAATGAAACAAGCTATAGGAATAGATTATTCTAAATTTGAAAGTGATATGATCTCATTTGATTATGAAAAAATGATGAAAGAAACTGGATATAGTTTAGAAGAGATGAGAAGAATTCAATTAGACTTTGCTGTTGGTAACACAGCTCTAATTGAAATGAAAAATTTAACAAATTTAGCAAGAAAATGTGCCCCTGCTGGTAAGGGAGCTAGAATATTTATAAAAGATGAAGCTAATAATGCTTCAGGAAGTTTTAAAGCAAGAAGAGCTGCAATAGCAGTTTATCATGCTAAAAAATTAGGTTATAAAGGAGTTATTGCTGCAACAAGTGGTAACTATGGTGCTGCTGTTGCATCTCAAGCAGCTATGCAAGGTTTAAAATGCATAATTGTTCAAGAATGTTATGACAGTAAAGGTGTGGGACAACCTGAAATAATTGAAAAAGCAAGAAAATGTGAAGCATACGGTGCTGAAGTTATGCAATTGACAGTTGGACCTGAACTATTCTATACATTCTTAAAACTTTTAGAAGAAACAGGATATTTTAATGCCTCTCTATACACTCCTTTTGGAATAGCTGGAGTTGAAACACTAGGTTATGAAATAGCTGAACAAATGATGGCTAAAGAAGGAAGATATCCAGATGTGGTAGTGTGTACAAATGCTGGTGGAGGAAATTTAACAGGAACTGCTAGAGGGCTTATAAAAGCTGGTGCAACTTCTGTTAAAGTTATTGGAGCCAGTGTAAATCTATCAGGTCTTCATATGGCAAGTGATGAACAATTTAATAAAAAATCATTCACTACTGGACATACAGGTTTTGGAATACCATTCTGTACTTTACCAGATAGATCAGATGTTCCTAGATCAGCTGCTAGACCTTTAAGATATATGGATAGATATGTTACTCTAGCTCAAGGTGAAGTTTTCTATATGACAGAACTTCTTGCTCAACTTGAAGGTTTAGAAAGAGGACCTGCTGGAAATGTTTCATTAGCTGCTGCCTTTAGTTTAGCTCAAGAAATGGATGAAGATCAAATAATTGTTGTACAAGAAACCGAATATACTGGTGCTGGTAAACATATACAACCTCAACTATCTTTTGCTAGACAAAATGGTATAGAAATAAAATTTGGAAACCCTGAAGAAGAAGTTCCAGGTAAGAATATTATTCTTCCAGCTGAGCCTTCTCTTCTAAAAGCTAAAGATGTTGATTTAGATAAATTAAAAGTTTCTTTAGTTAAAAACTATATTAAAGATATAAAAGATTTAACAGACAATGATATTAATTTCCTTATTGCTGAAACAAAAAGCAATAAAGAATATATAAACTCAATTTTAGAAACAATAGGGAGGTAA
- a CDS encoding ornithine aminomutase subunit alpha, protein MKGYLKRDDDFEERRKKLANLSDEELKNRFWQLAEQVVEPLLKMAKENTTPSIERSVLLRMGFSTLEVRPLVEGAIERNLIGKGVGHIVYRVAKEKGISIREAGEKLIAGDYWDLALEIFKGGR, encoded by the coding sequence ATGAAAGGGTATCTTAAAAGAGATGATGATTTCGAAGAAAGAAGAAAAAAACTAGCAAATCTTTCAGATGAAGAATTAAAAAATAGATTTTGGCAATTAGCTGAACAAGTAGTTGAGCCCCTATTAAAAATGGCTAAAGAAAATACTACTCCATCAATAGAAAGATCTGTATTACTTCGTATGGGCTTTTCTACTCTTGAAGTAAGACCTCTAGTAGAAGGAGCTATAGAAAGAAATCTTATAGGAAAAGGTGTAGGACATATAGTATATAGAGTTGCTAAAGAAAAAGGTATTTCTATAAGAGAAGCTGGAGAAAAATTAATTGCTGGAGACTATTGGGATTTGGCATTGGAAATCTTTAAAGGGGGTAGATAA
- a CDS encoding alanine/glycine:cation symporter family protein, translated as MMDKLISFSDWLWSGPLIAIILIGGIYISFRLKFMQIFKLPLIIKGVKKDAKSGNSGEGNISPLQTAFTAIGSTLGAGNIMGMAIAISMGGLGAIFWMMIFGIFALLLKYSEVVLAIKHREKNIYGDYVGGPAYYLKKSAIPILGAAYACAHAIQGLPSIGTQSLSVVQSAETINIPATITGFVVFGIMFITVIGGVKRIGNVMDKMVPFMAVGYFVLAWIIILYNYRNIPIVLGKMVEGAFSAPAAFGGLAGGTVAMTLRSGFARGIYSSEAGIGTTSIAYAAATTDYPARQALWGLVEVGTSTFLMCLTSALLVSVTGVYEKIDYLKAASMPAVAFQEFYGSRFGGVAMSLIIILFVISTVIVEALMGQREVEYLFGSKAGNIARYFYVAAVLMGVYLPLDDIVSLLDLSMAFLVVLNMFALITMVKDVVAETNIFFKVLKKEVENKK; from the coding sequence ATGATGGATAAATTGATTAGTTTTTCAGATTGGCTATGGTCAGGACCACTTATAGCAATAATATTAATTGGAGGTATTTATATTTCCTTTAGGTTAAAATTTATGCAAATTTTTAAATTGCCATTGATAATAAAAGGGGTAAAAAAAGATGCTAAAAGTGGAAATAGTGGAGAAGGAAACATTAGTCCTCTACAAACGGCCTTCACTGCCATTGGTTCTACTTTAGGAGCTGGAAATATAATGGGTATGGCAATAGCGATTAGCATGGGAGGATTAGGAGCTATTTTTTGGATGATGATTTTTGGGATATTTGCATTACTTTTAAAATATTCTGAAGTTGTATTAGCAATAAAACATAGAGAAAAAAATATTTATGGCGATTATGTTGGTGGACCTGCTTATTATTTGAAAAAAAGTGCAATACCAATATTGGGTGCTGCTTATGCTTGTGCCCATGCTATTCAAGGACTTCCGTCAATAGGAACTCAATCTTTGTCTGTTGTTCAGTCAGCTGAAACTATAAATATTCCAGCAACAATAACAGGGTTTGTTGTTTTTGGTATAATGTTTATAACAGTAATTGGAGGAGTAAAAAGAATAGGAAATGTTATGGATAAAATGGTTCCATTTATGGCAGTAGGATATTTTGTTTTAGCATGGATTATAATTTTATATAATTATAGAAATATTCCAATAGTACTTGGAAAAATGGTAGAAGGAGCTTTTTCAGCACCAGCAGCTTTTGGTGGTTTAGCTGGAGGAACAGTTGCGATGACTTTGAGATCGGGTTTTGCAAGAGGAATTTATTCAAGTGAGGCTGGGATTGGAACAACTTCTATAGCTTATGCAGCAGCGACTACTGATTATCCAGCAAGACAAGCTTTATGGGGCTTAGTAGAAGTGGGGACAAGTACTTTCTTAATGTGTTTAACTTCTGCTCTTTTAGTTTCTGTAACAGGAGTGTATGAAAAAATAGACTATTTAAAAGCTGCTTCAATGCCAGCAGTAGCTTTTCAAGAATTTTATGGTAGTCGTTTTGGAGGAGTTGCTATGTCTCTTATAATAATTTTATTTGTTATATCAACTGTTATAGTTGAAGCTCTTATGGGACAAAGAGAAGTAGAATATTTGTTTGGAAGTAAAGCAGGAAATATAGCAAGATATTTTTATGTTGCAGCTGTACTTATGGGTGTATATCTTCCATTGGATGATATAGTATCTTTACTTGATTTATCAATGGCATTTTTAGTAGTATTAAATATGTTTGCATTGATTACTATGGTTAAAGATGTTGTTGCTGAAACAAATATTTTCTTTAAGGTACTAAAAAAAGAAGTAGAAAATAAAAAATAA
- the oraE gene encoding D-ornithine 4,5-aminomutase subunit OraE, translating into MMKLKPNEKIDVKAILEDLENYHPKRRGWVWREKKDIVIGEYSYKECSDSLKNYVALPAAARYFSNLDPQPNNTITTEIASGRFEDDIRRMRMAAWHGADHIMVIRTAGQSHFDGLIEGTPQGIGGVPITRKQVRAHRKACDMIEEEVGRAINYHSYISGVAGPEVAVMFAEEGVNGAHQDPQYNILYRNVNMYRSFVDAGESKKLMAWADMAQIDGAHNANATAKDGWRVMPELIVQHGLNSIFSYKVGLKKENICLSTVPPSASPTPCLKLDLPYAVALRDFFDEYRMRAQMNTKYITSSSREATVTHVMNMLISRLTRADIQSTITPDEGRNVPWHMYNIEACDTAKQSLVGMDDLLSMVELRKDGYLPKQVRELKERAVLFLEEIIEAGGYFEAVEKGFFVDSGYYPQRNGDGIGRKQDAGVGAGTVFKRDEDYMAPVTAHFGNNNIAQYGLKETDCPSILIDGCTLENPEKIVFIDELDEEDNVNKRMEETDKYRNTNLVKPEVEWLADGVVQVEIFLPLDQRTAEFAAIEFAKKMNLSDPEVIHSEVMHPSEGTRIQLKGKVDFSINTNDLVIPEKPEVLSDDEIRAFVEEHPFKIVAATVGEDEHSVGLKEVIDIKHGGIEKFGMEVEYLGTSVPCEKLVDAAIELNADVILASTIISHDDIHYKNMKKLHDLAVEKGIREKVIICAGGTQVTPEIAREQGMDEGFGKYDRGVNVATFFVKRKKEMLTKK; encoded by the coding sequence ATGATGAAATTAAAGCCAAATGAAAAAATAGATGTAAAGGCTATATTAGAAGATTTAGAAAATTATCATCCCAAAAGAAGAGGTTGGGTATGGAGAGAAAAGAAAGATATAGTGATAGGTGAATATTCATATAAAGAGTGTTCTGATAGTCTAAAAAATTATGTTGCTCTCCCTGCAGCAGCTAGATATTTTTCAAATTTAGATCCTCAACCTAATAATACTATTACAACTGAAATAGCTTCAGGAAGATTTGAAGATGATATAAGAAGAATGAGAATGGCAGCTTGGCATGGAGCAGACCATATAATGGTTATAAGAACTGCTGGACAATCTCACTTTGATGGACTTATTGAAGGTACTCCTCAAGGAATAGGTGGAGTTCCTATAACAAGAAAACAAGTTAGAGCTCATAGAAAAGCTTGTGACATGATAGAAGAAGAAGTTGGAAGAGCTATAAATTACCACTCATATATTAGTGGAGTAGCAGGACCTGAAGTTGCTGTTATGTTTGCTGAAGAAGGAGTAAATGGTGCTCACCAAGATCCTCAATATAATATTTTATATAGAAATGTAAATATGTATAGATCTTTTGTTGATGCTGGAGAATCTAAAAAACTTATGGCCTGGGCAGATATGGCTCAAATAGATGGAGCTCACAATGCTAATGCTACTGCAAAAGATGGTTGGAGAGTAATGCCTGAGCTTATAGTACAACATGGTTTAAATTCAATTTTTTCTTACAAGGTAGGGCTAAAGAAAGAAAATATATGTTTGTCAACAGTTCCACCTTCAGCTTCTCCAACTCCTTGCTTAAAGTTGGATTTACCTTATGCTGTTGCATTGAGAGATTTCTTTGATGAATATAGAATGAGAGCTCAAATGAATACTAAATATATAACTTCATCATCAAGAGAAGCAACTGTTACCCATGTTATGAATATGCTAATCTCTAGACTTACTAGAGCAGATATTCAATCTACAATAACTCCTGATGAAGGAAGAAATGTACCTTGGCATATGTATAATATAGAAGCTTGTGATACAGCTAAACAAAGCTTAGTTGGTATGGATGATTTACTTTCAATGGTTGAACTAAGAAAAGATGGATATCTACCTAAACAAGTTAGAGAACTTAAAGAAAGAGCTGTTCTATTTTTAGAAGAAATTATTGAAGCTGGTGGATACTTTGAAGCAGTTGAAAAAGGGTTCTTTGTAGATTCTGGTTACTATCCTCAAAGAAATGGAGATGGTATAGGAAGAAAACAAGATGCTGGAGTTGGAGCAGGTACAGTATTTAAAAGGGATGAAGACTATATGGCTCCAGTTACAGCTCACTTTGGAAATAATAATATTGCTCAATATGGCTTAAAAGAAACAGACTGTCCTTCTATATTAATTGATGGGTGCACTCTTGAAAATCCTGAAAAAATAGTTTTCATAGATGAATTAGATGAAGAAGATAATGTTAATAAGAGAATGGAAGAAACAGATAAATATAGAAATACCAACTTAGTAAAACCTGAAGTTGAATGGTTAGCTGATGGTGTTGTACAAGTTGAAATATTCCTACCTCTTGATCAAAGAACAGCTGAATTTGCTGCAATTGAATTTGCTAAAAAAATGAATTTAAGTGATCCTGAAGTAATTCATTCTGAAGTAATGCATCCTTCTGAAGGAACTAGAATCCAACTAAAAGGTAAAGTTGATTTCTCTATAAATACTAATGACTTAGTTATTCCTGAAAAACCTGAAGTTTTAAGTGATGATGAAATAAGAGCTTTTGTTGAAGAACATCCTTTCAAAATAGTTGCTGCTACTGTTGGAGAAGATGAACACTCTGTAGGATTAAAAGAAGTTATAGATATTAAGCATGGTGGAATAGAAAAGTTTGGTATGGAAGTTGAGTACCTTGGAACATCTGTTCCTTGTGAAAAACTTGTAGATGCTGCTATAGAACTAAATGCTGATGTTATACTTGCTTCTACTATTATATCTCATGATGATATTCACTATAAAAATATGAAAAAACTTCATGATTTAGCAGTTGAAAAAGGTATAAGAGAAAAAGTTATAATCTGTGCTGGTGGTACACAAGTAACTCCTGAAATAGCTAGAGAACAAGGTATGGATGAGGGATTTGGAAAATATGATAGAGGTGTAAATGTGGCTACTTTCTTTGTTAAGAGAAAGAAAGAAATGTTAACTAAGAAATAA
- a CDS encoding NAD(P)/FAD-dependent oxidoreductase: protein MEKIYDVVIVGAGPAGLTAGIYAGRGNLSTLILEKEGIGSMIMTHQVDNYPGSHIGASGKEIYDVMKKQALDFGCEIKPATVLGFDPYDEIKIVKTDAGNFKTKYIIIATGLGKIGAKKVKGENKFLGAGVSYCATCDGAFTKGRVVSLVGKGDELIEESLFLTRYAKEVNVFLTSDDLDCNEELKEAILSKENVKITKKVKLLEIKGEDFVTELDLEVDGNKETVATDFVFLYLGTKNNLELYGEFVSLSETGYILTDETMKTRTDKMYAIGDIREKDVRQIATATNDGVIATTFILKEILKSKKK from the coding sequence ATGGAAAAAATATATGATGTTGTAATAGTTGGAGCTGGTCCTGCTGGACTAACAGCTGGAATATATGCAGGAAGAGGAAATTTATCAACTCTTATCTTAGAAAAAGAAGGAATAGGAAGCATGATAATGACCCATCAAGTAGATAACTATCCTGGTTCTCATATTGGAGCTTCTGGAAAAGAGATTTATGATGTGATGAAAAAACAAGCTTTAGACTTTGGCTGTGAAATAAAACCTGCAACAGTTTTAGGTTTTGACCCTTATGATGAAATAAAAATTGTAAAAACGGATGCTGGAAATTTTAAAACAAAATATATTATAATAGCAACTGGTTTAGGAAAAATTGGTGCTAAAAAAGTAAAAGGAGAAAACAAGTTTTTAGGTGCAGGTGTTTCATATTGTGCAACTTGTGATGGGGCTTTTACAAAAGGTAGAGTTGTTTCATTAGTTGGAAAAGGAGATGAGCTTATTGAAGAATCTCTATTTTTAACTAGATATGCAAAGGAAGTTAATGTATTTTTAACTTCTGATGATTTAGATTGTAATGAAGAATTAAAAGAAGCTATTTTATCAAAAGAAAATGTAAAAATTACTAAAAAAGTCAAACTTTTAGAAATAAAAGGAGAAGACTTTGTTACAGAATTAGATTTAGAAGTAGATGGAAATAAAGAAACAGTAGCAACAGATTTCGTTTTCTTATATTTAGGAACAAAAAATAATCTAGAATTATATGGAGAATTTGTTAGTTTAAGTGAAACAGGCTACATATTAACTGACGAAACTATGAAAACAAGAACAGATAAAATGTATGCTATTGGAGATATAAGAGAAAAAGATGTAAGACAAATTGCTACTGCCACTAATGATGGAGTTATAGCAACAACATTTATTTTGAAAGAAA
- the orr gene encoding ornithine racemase Orr, with product MYPRLEINIEKLKTNLQIISNLLKKRNISLSMVTKAYCANPDIINELVKDKNLIDYLADSRIENLKGMNHIDIPKILLRLPMKSEVEDVIKYADISFNSEYETIEMLNEEAKKVNKVHKIVIMVDLGDLREGYFVEKDLFDNVKKIQDLHNISIIGVATNLTCYGAILPSEENLSKLVSIAEKLERDFHIDIKIISGGNSSSLFLINENRLPPKINNLRIGEAILLGRETAYGKKIEGAFEDVFRLVCEVIENKEKPSVPLGERGLDAFGNQPIFEDKGIMERVILGIGRQDIKIGSFYPVDDKIEIIGASSDHTIIDVTHCEIKYKIGDLIEFKINYEGLLSLCTSKYVSKIII from the coding sequence TTGTACCCAAGATTAGAAATAAATATTGAAAAATTAAAAACAAATTTACAAATTATATCAAATCTTTTAAAGAAAAGAAATATTTCTTTGTCTATGGTAACAAAAGCTTACTGTGCAAACCCAGATATAATAAATGAACTTGTTAAAGATAAAAATTTAATTGATTATTTAGCAGATTCAAGAATAGAAAATTTAAAAGGAATGAACCATATAGATATTCCTAAAATACTTTTAAGGCTTCCTATGAAAAGTGAAGTTGAAGATGTTATTAAATATGCTGATATAAGTTTTAATTCAGAGTATGAAACCATTGAAATGCTAAATGAAGAAGCAAAAAAAGTTAATAAAGTTCATAAAATTGTTATTATGGTAGACTTAGGTGATTTAAGAGAAGGATATTTTGTTGAAAAAGATCTTTTTGATAACGTAAAAAAAATTCAAGATTTACATAATATTTCTATTATAGGTGTTGCAACTAATTTAACCTGCTATGGAGCTATTTTACCATCAGAAGAAAATCTTTCGAAATTGGTAAGTATAGCTGAGAAACTTGAAAGAGATTTTCATATTGACATAAAAATAATTTCTGGTGGGAATTCAAGTTCACTATTTCTTATAAATGAAAATAGGTTGCCCCCTAAAATAAATAATCTTAGGATAGGGGAAGCTATCTTACTTGGAAGGGAAACAGCTTATGGTAAAAAAATAGAAGGAGCATTTGAAGATGTTTTTAGATTAGTATGTGAAGTTATAGAAAACAAAGAAAAACCATCTGTTCCACTAGGTGAAAGAGGTCTTGATGCCTTTGGAAATCAACCAATATTTGAAGATAAAGGTATTATGGAAAGAGTCATATTAGGAATAGGAAGGCAGGATATTAAAATAGGAAGTTTTTATCCTGTTGATGACAAAATTGAAATAATAGGTGCAAGTAGTGATCATACTATTATTGATGTTACACATTGTGAAATAAAATATAAAATAGGAGATTTAATTGAATTTAAAATAAACTACGAAGGTTTATTGTCACTGTGTACATCTAAATATGTAAGTAAAATTATAATTTAA
- a CDS encoding MBL fold metallo-hydrolase, which translates to MRVKCFHLGAYGTNCFLAYDENNIAYFFDCGGRNLDKVYDFISEHNLNLKYIVLTHGHGDHIEGLNDLASHYPEAKVYIGEEEKDFLYNSELSLSDAIFGEFFKFKGEIHTIKEGDMVGDFKVIDTPGHTIGSKSFYYEKDKILISGDTLFRRSYGRYDLPTGSLEMLCHSLEKLSKLPSETVVYNGHTDNTTIGEEKLFLARVGIL; encoded by the coding sequence TTGAGAGTAAAATGCTTTCATTTAGGAGCTTATGGAACAAATTGTTTCTTAGCTTATGATGAAAATAATATAGCTTATTTTTTTGATTGTGGAGGACGCAATTTAGATAAAGTTTATGATTTTATTAGTGAACACAATTTAAATTTAAAATATATAGTATTAACACATGGACATGGGGATCACATTGAAGGTCTGAATGATTTAGCTTCTCATTATCCAGAAGCAAAGGTATATATTGGCGAAGAAGAGAAAGATTTTTTATATAACTCAGAACTTAGTTTATCTGATGCAATTTTTGGAGAATTTTTCAAATTTAAAGGAGAAATTCATACCATAAAAGAGGGTGATATGGTAGGAGATTTTAAAGTTATAGATACTCCTGGACATACTATTGGTTCTAAGAGTTTTTATTATGAAAAAGATAAAATTTTAATATCTGGAGATACATTATTTAGAAGAAGTTATGGTAGATATGATTTACCTACTGGAAGTTTAGAGATGTTATGTCATAGTTTAGAAAAATTATCAAAATTACCAAGTGAAACTGTTGTCTATAATGGACATACAGATAATACAACTATTGGAGAAGAAAAACTATTTTTAGCAAGAGTTGGAATACTTTAA
- a CDS encoding GlmL-related ornithine degradation protein produces the protein MKIDVLVAEIGSTTTVVNAFDNLESENPVFLGQGQAPTSVKEGDVNIGLQAAIEDMKKNLHIENENLDYTHMLATSSAAGGLRMTVHGLVYDMTVKAAKEAALGAGANIHLITAGKLSKVDMIKLDRIKPNIILIAGGVDYGERETALYNSEIIAASDLNIPVIYAGNIAVADDVKLIFESYSKEKNLHVVPNVYPKIDILNIEPTREVIQDIFEKHITEAKGMEKIREMVNGPIIPTPGAVMKASKILKDEIGDLVTIDVGGATTDIHSVTEGTEKVNKILVEPEPIAKRTVEGDLGVFVNKENVAKMIKIDRLAKELNMEMKDVEEFIKSDIAIPVTEEHKRFVERLTKEAVLVSINRHAGGYRTYFGGKTKTLAFGKDLTAVKWIVGTGGALTRLPAREEILKEIGLNNKGDKLLPTPEAKILIDNDYIMASLGVLSSLYKEASIKLLLKSLKWEN, from the coding sequence ATGAAAATTGATGTACTTGTTGCTGAAATAGGAAGTACAACCACAGTCGTAAATGCTTTTGATAATTTAGAAAGTGAAAACCCTGTCTTTTTAGGGCAGGGGCAAGCTCCTACTTCTGTAAAAGAAGGTGATGTCAATATTGGACTACAAGCAGCAATAGAAGATATGAAAAAAAACCTTCATATAGAAAATGAGAATTTAGATTATACACATATGCTTGCAACTAGTAGTGCTGCTGGGGGACTTAGAATGACTGTCCATGGACTTGTCTATGACATGACTGTAAAGGCTGCTAAAGAGGCAGCTTTAGGAGCAGGAGCTAATATTCACTTAATTACAGCTGGAAAACTTTCAAAAGTTGATATGATAAAGCTTGATAGAATAAAACCAAATATAATTTTAATTGCAGGTGGAGTTGATTATGGTGAGAGAGAAACAGCACTATACAACTCTGAAATCATAGCAGCTTCTGACTTAAATATTCCTGTGATATATGCTGGAAATATAGCAGTTGCTGATGATGTAAAATTAATATTTGAATCTTATTCTAAAGAAAAAAATCTTCATGTTGTTCCTAATGTATATCCAAAAATTGATATATTAAATATTGAGCCAACTAGGGAAGTGATTCAAGATATTTTTGAAAAACATATAACTGAAGCTAAAGGTATGGAAAAAATTAGAGAAATGGTTAATGGACCTATAATCCCAACACCTGGTGCAGTTATGAAAGCCTCAAAAATATTAAAAGATGAGATAGGAGATTTAGTTACCATAGATGTTGGTGGAGCTACAACAGATATACATTCTGTCACTGAAGGAACTGAAAAAGTAAATAAAATTCTTGTTGAGCCTGAACCTATTGCTAAAAGAACAGTTGAAGGAGATTTAGGAGTTTTTGTAAATAAGGAAAATGTTGCAAAAATGATAAAAATTGATAGATTGGCTAAAGAATTAAATATGGAAATGAAGGACGTTGAAGAGTTTATTAAATCTGACATTGCCATTCCTGTAACAGAAGAACATAAAAGATTTGTTGAGAGATTAACAAAAGAAGCAGTGTTAGTATCAATCAATAGACATGCTGGAGGATATAGGACATATTTTGGAGGAAAAACTAAAACTTTAGCATTCGGAAAAGATCTCACAGCTGTAAAATGGATAGTTGGGACTGGTGGTGCACTTACAAGACTTCCTGCAAGAGAGGAAATTTTAAAAGAAATAGGATTAAATAATAAGGGAGATAAACTTCTTCCAACTCCAGAGGCTAAAATATTAATAGATAATGATTATATAATGGCATCTCTAGGTGTTCTGTCATCATTATATAAAGAAGCTTCTATAAAACTTTTGCTAAAAAGTTTAAAATGGGAAAATTAA